From a single Oikeobacillus pervagus genomic region:
- a CDS encoding class I SAM-dependent rRNA methyltransferase gives MTTEITLKVKKKYEKQYKNGYPLLLKTAIENLDCMDEEGTIVKLVDGRNSFIGKGYLGKQNKGNGWILTSKENEKIDEAFFVKKISAAIQKRKNFYDSKETNAFRVFNGEGDGIGGVTIDAFDGYYLINWYSEGIYKFKPMIIDALEKCVPHYKGIYQKKRFAPAGKYVEEDDFVKGERGEFPLIVKENGVNMAIYLNESAMVGVFLDQREVRKTIKDRYAKGKNMLNTFSYTGMFSVFATLGGANKTTSVDLANRSKGKTIEQFAINGIDFEAQDIIVEDVFHYFKYAARKQLTFDLVILDPPSFARSKKHTFSANKDYKDLLKETIAITEKNGVIVASTNCSTFDIKKFKGFIDTAFKESNGKYKLLEEFSLPQDFQTTPSFKEGNYLKVVFIQKLN, from the coding sequence ATGACAACGGAAATAACCTTGAAAGTAAAAAAGAAATATGAGAAGCAATATAAAAATGGCTATCCCCTTCTTTTAAAAACAGCCATTGAAAATCTTGATTGTATGGACGAAGAAGGAACCATTGTGAAACTAGTCGATGGGAGAAATTCTTTTATTGGGAAGGGGTATCTCGGAAAACAAAACAAAGGGAATGGCTGGATCTTAACTTCAAAAGAAAATGAAAAAATTGATGAAGCGTTTTTTGTTAAGAAAATATCTGCCGCTATTCAAAAAAGAAAAAATTTTTACGACAGCAAAGAAACAAATGCCTTTCGTGTATTTAACGGAGAAGGAGATGGAATTGGCGGGGTTACAATTGATGCTTTTGATGGGTACTATTTAATCAATTGGTATAGCGAAGGCATTTATAAATTCAAGCCGATGATCATCGACGCATTAGAAAAATGCGTTCCTCATTATAAAGGTATCTATCAAAAGAAACGATTTGCACCTGCAGGTAAATATGTGGAAGAAGATGATTTTGTTAAGGGAGAACGGGGAGAATTTCCGCTTATTGTAAAGGAAAACGGAGTGAATATGGCGATCTATTTAAATGAAAGTGCCATGGTCGGAGTTTTTCTTGATCAACGTGAAGTAAGAAAAACGATAAAAGACCGCTATGCAAAGGGAAAAAATATGTTAAATACATTTTCCTATACAGGAATGTTCTCTGTTTTTGCTACTTTAGGAGGAGCAAATAAAACAACTAGTGTCGATCTTGCCAATCGCAGTAAAGGAAAAACGATTGAGCAATTTGCTATAAACGGGATTGATTTCGAGGCACAAGATATCATCGTAGAAGATGTCTTTCATTATTTTAAATATGCAGCTAGAAAACAACTAACATTCGATCTAGTTATTCTTGATCCACCTAGCTTTGCCCGTTCAAAAAAACATACATTTAGTGCCAATAAAGATTATAAAGACCTTTTAAAAGAAACGATTGCCATTACAGAAAAAAATGGGGTCATCGTCGCATCCACGAACTGTAGTACATTTGACATCAAAAAATTCAAAGGATTTATCGACACAGCTTTTAAAGAATCTAATGGAAAATATAAACTATTAGAAGAGTTTTCACTTCCACAAGACTTTCAAACAACCCCATCATTTAAAGAAGGGAATTATTTAAAGGTTGTATTTATCCAAAAACTAAATTAA